The following are encoded together in the Macadamia integrifolia cultivar HAES 741 chromosome 10, SCU_Mint_v3, whole genome shotgun sequence genome:
- the LOC122091848 gene encoding cleavage stimulating factor 64-like isoform X1, whose product MAEAFTSNLAGMSKNQLYDIMSQMKTLIEQNQQQARQILVENPLLTKALFQAQIMLGMVQPPQVMPDIQQALSQHPQQMARPGQQLNLQAAQSLPMPFGQQDQSSASQAQIQSRKPHPNQPVMPISSGSVPPVTLQSQSMPSHALPTVQQAKGHPNAPLTSMPHSVSSQLHNVPLPNVSNQPQQSLQTSGVPLMHLQPPLQPPLLQKPRPPSMPPYPHQQHLNMGANLGYQHSSSSQPHFSQSIYHSGARPPVSIGPSFPLGQPPPQSLYQAGGSHLATDFGNQAGGSMQMERGASWMTGPPDNATAVQLAGPPSLAPGQMGPGGQPGGQLPRTPQLTQEMEKTLLQQVMSLTPEQINLLPPEQRHQVLQLQQMLR is encoded by the exons ATGGCAGAAGCTTTCACATCTAATCTAGCTGGAATGTCAAAGAACCAGCTATATGACATCATGTCtcaaatgaag ACTCTGATTGAACAGAACCAACAGCAAGCTAGACAGATACTTGTGGAGAATCCTCTTCTGACTAAAGCCCTTTTCCAG GCACAAATTATGCTTGGAATGGTGCAACCTCCTCAAGTG ATGCCAGACATTCAGCAAGCACTTTCTCAGCATCCTCAGCAAATGGCACGACCAGGTCAGCAGCTAAATCTTCAAGCTGCTCAGTCGTTGCCTATGCCATTTGGACAGCAGGACCAATCAAGTGCATCTCAGGCTCAAATTCAATCGAGGAAGCCACACCCAAATCAACCTGTGATGCCCATATCATCTGGTTCTGTTCCACCAGTGACACTTCAGTCCCAGAGCATGCCATCACATGCACTACCAACTGTGCAGCAGGCTAAGGGACATCCAAATGCACCACTGACTTCCATGCCACATTCTGTATCCTCTCAACTTCATAATGTACCTTTGCCTAATGTCTCCAATCAGCCGCAACAATCATTACAGACCAGTGGTGTTCCACTTATGCATCTGCAACCGCCCCTGCAACCACCTCTGCTACAGAAACCGAGGCCACCTTCAATGCCACCTTACCCACATCAGCAACATTTGAATATGGGCGCTAATTTGGGTTACCAGCACTCTAGTTCATCCCAGCCTCATTTTTCACAATCCATATATCAT TCAGGTGCCAGGCCTCCAGTTAGCATTGGTCCTTCATTTCCATTGGGACAGCCACCACCCCAATCACTTTATCAG GCTGGAGGATCACATTTGGCGACAGATTTTGGTAATCAAGCCGGAGGCTCCATGCAAATGGAAAGAGGAGCTTCTTGGATGACTGGTCCACCAGACAATGCAACAGCAGTACAGCTTGCAGGTCCACCTTCATTGGCCCCTGGTCAGATGGGCCCGGGCGGTCAGCCAGGTGGTCAGCTTCCTCGTACACCACAG TTGACGCAGGAAATGGAGAAGACACTGCTTCAGCAGGTCATGAGTCTCACACCAGAACAGATTAATTTGTTGCCACCTGAGCAAAGACATCAGGTGCTTCAGCTACAGCAGATGCTGCGCTAA
- the LOC122091848 gene encoding cleavage stimulating factor 64-like isoform X2: MAEAFTSNLAGMSKNQLYDIMSQMKTLIEQNQQQARQILVENPLLTKALFQAQIMLGMVQPPQVMPDIQQALSQHPQQMARPGQQLNLQAAQSLPMPFGQQDQSSASQAQIQSRKPHPNQPVMPISSGSVPPVTLQSQSMPSHALPTVQQAKGHPNAPLTSMPHSVSSQLHNVPLPNVSNQPQQSLQTSGVPLMHLQPPLQPPLLQKPRPPSMPPYPHQQHLNMGANLGYQHSSSSQPHFSQSIYHSGARPPVSIGPSFPLGQPPPQSLYQAGGSHLATDFGNQAGGSMQMERGASWMTGPPDNATAVQLAGPPSLAPGQMGPGGQPGGQLPRTPQEMEKTLLQQVMSLTPEQINLLPPEQRHQVLQLQQMLR, translated from the exons ATGGCAGAAGCTTTCACATCTAATCTAGCTGGAATGTCAAAGAACCAGCTATATGACATCATGTCtcaaatgaag ACTCTGATTGAACAGAACCAACAGCAAGCTAGACAGATACTTGTGGAGAATCCTCTTCTGACTAAAGCCCTTTTCCAG GCACAAATTATGCTTGGAATGGTGCAACCTCCTCAAGTG ATGCCAGACATTCAGCAAGCACTTTCTCAGCATCCTCAGCAAATGGCACGACCAGGTCAGCAGCTAAATCTTCAAGCTGCTCAGTCGTTGCCTATGCCATTTGGACAGCAGGACCAATCAAGTGCATCTCAGGCTCAAATTCAATCGAGGAAGCCACACCCAAATCAACCTGTGATGCCCATATCATCTGGTTCTGTTCCACCAGTGACACTTCAGTCCCAGAGCATGCCATCACATGCACTACCAACTGTGCAGCAGGCTAAGGGACATCCAAATGCACCACTGACTTCCATGCCACATTCTGTATCCTCTCAACTTCATAATGTACCTTTGCCTAATGTCTCCAATCAGCCGCAACAATCATTACAGACCAGTGGTGTTCCACTTATGCATCTGCAACCGCCCCTGCAACCACCTCTGCTACAGAAACCGAGGCCACCTTCAATGCCACCTTACCCACATCAGCAACATTTGAATATGGGCGCTAATTTGGGTTACCAGCACTCTAGTTCATCCCAGCCTCATTTTTCACAATCCATATATCAT TCAGGTGCCAGGCCTCCAGTTAGCATTGGTCCTTCATTTCCATTGGGACAGCCACCACCCCAATCACTTTATCAG GCTGGAGGATCACATTTGGCGACAGATTTTGGTAATCAAGCCGGAGGCTCCATGCAAATGGAAAGAGGAGCTTCTTGGATGACTGGTCCACCAGACAATGCAACAGCAGTACAGCTTGCAGGTCCACCTTCATTGGCCCCTGGTCAGATGGGCCCGGGCGGTCAGCCAGGTGGTCAGCTTCCTCGTACACCACAG GAAATGGAGAAGACACTGCTTCAGCAGGTCATGAGTCTCACACCAGAACAGATTAATTTGTTGCCACCTGAGCAAAGACATCAGGTGCTTCAGCTACAGCAGATGCTGCGCTAA